From Paenibacillus graminis, a single genomic window includes:
- a CDS encoding phage holin family protein — MLNHIKNIVTTVYTAAVGSGTREIATGVTSAGAGLLAMAAGWLGGYDKPLELLIVLMLADYASGVAGAIKTKTVSSDIMFWGGIRKVTVLFVVGLAALVDDWVQPGAPVFRMAAILFYAGREGLSVIENFGVIGVPLPQVMKDFLLQLSEDKAKNNPAKPEHPDNDQSA; from the coding sequence ATGCTCAATCATATTAAAAATATCGTTACTACGGTCTACACAGCTGCCGTAGGCTCTGGCACACGGGAGATAGCTACGGGCGTAACGAGTGCGGGGGCCGGACTGCTTGCTATGGCTGCGGGTTGGTTGGGAGGGTACGACAAACCGTTGGAATTGCTTATCGTGCTTATGCTTGCTGATTATGCCAGCGGCGTAGCGGGGGCAATCAAGACCAAGACGGTCAGCAGTGACATTATGTTCTGGGGCGGTATCCGAAAGGTAACCGTCCTTTTTGTTGTCGGCTTGGCAGCGCTGGTGGACGATTGGGTGCAGCCTGGAGCGCCGGTATTCCGGATGGCTGCGATCCTTTTTTATGCCGGCCGCGAAGGATTATCGGTTATTGAAAATTTTGGCGTTATCGGTGTGCCGTTGCCGCAAGTCATGAAAGACTTTTTACTACAGCTTTCGGAGGATAAGGCCAAGAACAACCCGGCCAAGCCGGAGCATCCAGACAATGACCAATCAGCATAA
- a CDS encoding phage tail protein yields the protein MNYLQAYDKNMVPIGALVKVYDVERKRRINSDYELSFLVPMNSKDYLEKILIKGHVKDERGQYYVINSRSRVREDRKLTASIMCTHVMFKLTDFKFPYASYIAEAYGVHISQLTNLISAATGGRFTFSIDDTFDLYDVKDFGQGNCLQALNKIIEMYGCEIEPDNFVIHLKKQIGADNGLQYRIKKNIVSDQFKDDASSLVTRLYCQMKDGRTWIGQPSSILTNEERTLLEAVPGAIVNGILQVNYLISPYAATWASNSVPFFDGEIIEQDIEEVSDLLEVGRKTLREKETPSFEVTADSADLYKIKSGEPKPNLGDTAYCHDPDIELVNLKARIMELTEYPYTKEKHAQATLSNIAVKDMDDIIADLDKSKKLVDNLYSNGRIRTELFEAVAKQVIIDINNSKTELIYPPDGGILAQEKTNPLEQVRLTSKGLGISTDGWQTVRSAVTARGVLAETVIGQFGSFVSMLIGSGNAVTQINTNGIAAGHANFNEAPFRVDMAGNLVANKLTANYASIANSNFSGGAIVGSSINVGDGRFVVNSAGSVFAGDGTFQGTINARGGTFEGNIYASGEIIGGIITGARFRTGSSGVYPRVEIDPTSVAFGVYSDANSGILIPAYDGGVSKIRFLANGSESTIFNSPTSGFIFQALGSATISGTDVNLNPTSGYVRISSWNQLFNNSTLSTLQDILDQKISNTTAASNMTFDPTSRNLKLWSATGILLAQVNIPK from the coding sequence TTGAACTACCTTCAGGCCTATGATAAAAATATGGTGCCAATCGGAGCGCTAGTGAAAGTTTATGATGTCGAGCGTAAACGCCGTATCAATTCAGATTATGAGTTGTCTTTTTTGGTGCCGATGAATTCTAAAGACTATCTTGAAAAGATATTGATCAAAGGCCATGTCAAGGACGAACGCGGACAATATTATGTAATCAATAGTCGGTCCCGAGTCCGAGAAGATAGGAAGCTTACGGCATCCATTATGTGTACGCACGTAATGTTCAAACTTACAGATTTCAAATTTCCATACGCCTCCTACATTGCTGAAGCTTACGGTGTTCATATTTCGCAATTGACCAACTTAATTTCTGCGGCCACAGGGGGACGATTTACGTTTTCTATTGACGACACCTTTGACTTATATGATGTTAAGGATTTTGGACAAGGAAATTGCCTTCAAGCGCTCAACAAGATTATTGAAATGTATGGGTGTGAGATTGAACCTGATAACTTCGTTATTCACCTCAAAAAGCAAATCGGAGCAGACAACGGGTTACAGTACCGGATAAAGAAGAATATCGTCTCAGACCAATTTAAAGACGATGCATCATCGCTTGTAACCCGTCTGTATTGCCAAATGAAGGACGGCAGAACGTGGATAGGTCAACCATCATCAATCCTGACAAACGAAGAGAGGACGTTACTGGAGGCTGTACCGGGGGCAATTGTTAACGGAATCCTGCAAGTCAATTACCTTATTTCTCCCTACGCTGCAACTTGGGCAAGTAATTCAGTGCCGTTTTTTGACGGGGAAATAATTGAACAGGATATCGAAGAAGTCTCCGACCTCTTGGAAGTTGGAAGGAAGACCCTGAGAGAAAAGGAGACCCCGAGTTTCGAGGTTACAGCCGACAGTGCTGACCTATACAAAATTAAAAGCGGCGAACCCAAGCCAAACCTTGGAGACACTGCCTATTGCCATGACCCAGACATAGAACTAGTTAATTTAAAGGCCCGGATTATGGAATTGACAGAATACCCATATACCAAAGAGAAGCACGCACAGGCCACATTATCCAATATTGCAGTAAAAGATATGGATGATATTATTGCCGATTTGGATAAGAGCAAAAAACTTGTAGATAATCTCTATTCAAATGGCAGGATTCGAACAGAACTTTTCGAAGCTGTAGCAAAGCAAGTCATTATAGATATTAATAACTCAAAAACAGAATTGATATATCCACCTGACGGCGGAATATTGGCGCAAGAGAAGACAAATCCCCTTGAACAAGTCAGGCTTACTTCTAAAGGGCTAGGTATTTCAACTGATGGATGGCAGACTGTCCGGTCGGCGGTGACGGCACGCGGGGTGCTTGCAGAGACGGTTATTGGGCAATTTGGTAGTTTTGTCTCAATGCTAATCGGGAGCGGGAATGCAGTTACCCAGATTAATACCAATGGGATTGCTGCGGGACATGCAAACTTCAATGAAGCACCGTTCAGAGTAGATATGGCCGGGAATTTGGTAGCGAATAAATTGACGGCAAATTATGCGTCCATCGCTAATTCTAATTTTTCAGGCGGGGCTATCGTGGGATCATCTATTAATGTGGGAGACGGGAGATTTGTTGTTAATTCTGCCGGTAGTGTGTTTGCAGGTGATGGGACATTCCAAGGAACCATTAATGCCAGAGGTGGGACGTTCGAGGGGAACATTTATGCCAGTGGAGAGATTATTGGAGGTATTATCACAGGTGCTAGATTTAGAACAGGATCATCTGGTGTTTATCCGAGAGTAGAAATTGATCCTACAAGTGTAGCGTTTGGAGTATACTCCGATGCCAATAGTGGGATCTTAATTCCGGCGTATGACGGTGGAGTCAGTAAGATTCGTTTCCTTGCTAACGGGAGCGAATCGACGATCTTTAATTCTCCGACATCAGGGTTCATATTTCAGGCATTAGGTAGCGCGACAATCTCCGGGACAGATGTTAACCTAAATCCGACAAGTGGATATGTAAGAATCTCGTCTTGGAATCAGCTTTTCAATAATTCAACCCTCTCAACCTTGCAAGATATCCTAGATCAAAAAATTAGCAATACTACAGCAGCGAGCAACATGACCTTTGACCCAACATCAAGAAACTTGAAACTCTGGAGCGCTACGGGAATACTTCTGGCACAAGTAAATATCCCCAAATAA
- a CDS encoding gp53-like domain-containing protein: MANKIQLRRGTKAQLATLGVLAQGEPGYCTDTNELFIGNGTGSNTQVITGDAVITASPNTIIKRDASGRAQVAAPVAAGDIARKADVDSVASAAAAAQTTANAALSRAGGTMSGEINFSDDGEGVTFNGGGRIYKKSGAGLVLKRHAGDTNPEVESYDGSNRWEIWHYGMTATLMPISKGDNGYTQMPNGLLIAWGTAVLGVSATSNIIFPIAFATGCTPQVLLTPMGDLNAKVLDTINRTGFSVQNISTSLLRVRWMAIGWWI; this comes from the coding sequence ATGGCAAATAAGATACAGTTAAGACGCGGAACCAAGGCGCAATTAGCAACGCTGGGGGTGTTAGCGCAGGGAGAGCCGGGATACTGCACGGACACAAATGAGCTATTTATTGGAAATGGTACAGGTAGTAATACACAAGTAATAACAGGTGATGCTGTTATTACAGCCAGTCCGAACACAATCATAAAGAGAGATGCAAGTGGACGAGCACAGGTTGCTGCTCCTGTAGCAGCGGGAGATATTGCACGTAAAGCTGATGTAGATAGTGTTGCTTCAGCAGCAGCAGCAGCACAGACTACAGCCAATGCTGCTTTATCTAGAGCAGGGGGAACGATGTCCGGCGAGATTAACTTCTCGGACGATGGAGAAGGGGTTACCTTTAACGGCGGGGGTCGGATATACAAAAAATCGGGTGCGGGGCTTGTATTAAAACGCCATGCCGGAGACACAAACCCAGAAGTAGAAAGTTATGACGGATCGAATAGATGGGAAATCTGGCATTACGGTATGACGGCTACACTTATGCCAATCTCTAAGGGAGACAACGGGTATACCCAGATGCCCAACGGTCTGCTAATTGCATGGGGTACGGCGGTTCTTGGTGTCAGTGCAACATCGAATATTATCTTTCCGATCGCTTTTGCGACGGGATGTACTCCTCAAGTTTTATTAACGCCAATGGGTGACTTAAATGCAAAGGTACTAGACACTATCAATCGGACGGGCTTTAGTGTTCAGAATATCTCAACGTCTTTGTTGCGGGTGCGTTGGATGGCAATTGGCTGGTGGATATAA
- a CDS encoding Kelch repeat-containing protein → MKRDSIKKGMLLLCAILIGLSFSFPKANAAENSGGWAVVADLPHPVAGAAVAQVNGNIYVIGGSGGDMSFNYVQKYNIESKTWEMKANIPTPRSGSAFAEVDGKIYVFGGYTGNYYTVNNGVFSNNVEVYDPATNTWTKKTNMPASLMGQTAASYNGKIYLFGGLSFTDRYVSHNNVYEYDPINDTWAEKNNMDRNVHVATAVSYNNNIYLVGGRVFSNESLNSYDTLRVYNPENDTWNTKASMNYPRGGPAVGVVNDRIYAVGGVSPTSETKTTEFYNPLLDKWELHSNLNEARSGTSAVVYKDQIFVIGGSSNTTANRSIGTVESITITTPTPTPTASPTPTPTPTASPTPTPTPTPTPTPTTTVTPSPTPEQPTGDRAILVVTMNTGLEKEFDLSMEEVNSFITWYESKQAGTGTASYAINKHDNNKGPFTSRKEYVIFDKILTFSVDEYSAK, encoded by the coding sequence ATGAAAAGAGATTCTATAAAAAAGGGAATGCTGTTATTATGCGCTATATTGATAGGTCTATCTTTCTCATTCCCTAAAGCAAACGCAGCAGAAAATAGTGGGGGCTGGGCAGTTGTTGCTGACCTACCTCATCCTGTGGCGGGTGCGGCTGTCGCCCAAGTCAATGGAAATATCTATGTTATTGGTGGATCTGGGGGTGATATGTCTTTCAATTATGTTCAAAAGTACAATATTGAAAGCAAAACTTGGGAGATGAAAGCAAACATCCCAACTCCAAGGTCTGGTTCTGCATTTGCTGAAGTTGATGGAAAAATATATGTTTTTGGTGGTTACACAGGTAATTATTACACGGTCAACAACGGAGTTTTTAGCAACAATGTAGAAGTTTATGATCCGGCGACTAATACATGGACAAAAAAGACAAATATGCCGGCATCTCTCATGGGGCAAACTGCAGCAAGCTATAATGGAAAAATATATCTTTTTGGGGGATTGTCATTCACAGACAGATATGTTTCGCATAACAATGTATATGAATATGACCCAATTAATGATACTTGGGCAGAGAAAAATAATATGGACAGAAATGTGCATGTAGCTACCGCAGTCTCTTATAACAATAATATTTACTTGGTAGGTGGAAGGGTCTTTAGTAACGAATCACTTAATTCCTACGATACTTTGCGTGTATATAATCCTGAGAACGATACATGGAATACTAAGGCAAGCATGAACTATCCTCGAGGAGGACCGGCAGTCGGTGTAGTAAATGATCGAATCTATGCTGTCGGGGGAGTAAGCCCCACTTCAGAAACTAAAACAACAGAATTCTATAATCCTTTGCTTGATAAATGGGAGTTGCATAGTAATTTAAATGAAGCTAGAAGCGGGACTAGTGCTGTTGTGTACAAAGATCAAATATTTGTCATTGGGGGGAGTTCAAACACTACTGCAAATAGGAGTATCGGTACAGTGGAATCAATAACAATCACAACGCCGACACCAACTCCAACAGCATCACCAACACCGACACCAACTCCAACAGCATCACCAACACCGACACCGACGCCAACACCGACGCCGACGCCGACAACAACTGTAACCCCGTCTCCAACTCCAGAACAACCAACAGGCGACCGAGCAATCCTGGTTGTAACGATGAACACCGGTCTTGAAAAGGAATTCGACCTAAGTATGGAAGAAGTGAATTCCTTCATTACTTGGTATGAGAGCAAGCAAGCCGGCACTGGTACCGCCTCATATGCAATCAACAAGCATGACAATAATAAAGGCCCATTTACCAGCAGAAAAGAATACGTGATCTTCGATAAGATTCTTACGTTCAGCGTAGACGAATATTCTGCGAAATAA
- a CDS encoding DUF7667 family protein encodes MLPAHHRLAEIFQENLKGPLTEELFIELQHCLKANADYCLDMNFLNNQLIQARRTKDVKWETHITAQMDWLRRTGKVVMQ; translated from the coding sequence ATGTTACCTGCACATCACAGACTAGCTGAAATATTCCAGGAAAATTTGAAGGGACCATTAACTGAGGAACTGTTTATAGAACTGCAGCACTGCCTTAAAGCGAATGCCGATTATTGCTTGGACATGAATTTCCTGAATAACCAATTGATCCAAGCCCGAAGAACAAAAGATGTAAAATGGGAAACGCACATCACCGCCCAAATGGATTGGCTGCGCCGTACCGGGAAGGTGGTTATGCAATGA
- a CDS encoding accessory gene regulator ArgB-like protein → MIEYLAMRMAESIKRNVPDSPTSTAVMRFALSVVINAAMIIILSLLISLITGRIAEVIIALLAFPLLRQASGGYHMKSGMKCVLFSTALITAISLTDLQYKHILSVGLISLILVAIYAPSNIEKQSRTPKKYYPLLKLISMIIVSLNIFIGSSVLAAAFFAQSISLIRLKGGEKT, encoded by the coding sequence GTGATTGAATATCTTGCTATGAGAATGGCTGAAAGTATAAAAAGAAATGTCCCTGATAGCCCTACATCAACAGCGGTAATGAGATTTGCGCTCTCGGTAGTTATCAATGCAGCAATGATCATTATTTTATCGTTGTTAATCTCATTGATCACCGGGAGAATTGCAGAAGTAATAATTGCACTACTGGCGTTTCCACTATTACGTCAAGCTTCAGGAGGATATCATATGAAGTCTGGGATGAAATGCGTGCTGTTTTCTACCGCACTCATCACCGCAATATCCCTGACAGACCTCCAATATAAACATATCTTAAGTGTAGGGCTGATCAGCCTGATATTGGTGGCCATTTATGCTCCTTCTAACATTGAAAAGCAATCACGAACACCAAAAAAGTATTACCCCTTGTTAAAGTTAATCTCTATGATAATTGTTTCACTAAACATATTTATTGGTTCTTCTGTACTGGCGGCCGCATTTTTCGCTCAAAGCATTTCACTGATTAGATTGAAAGGAGGTGAAAAAACATGA
- a CDS encoding cohesin domain-containing protein, whose amino-acid sequence MKKIKIILMFLLIFAAFPISNILAANEDLLSGKLFVSPNNKVSNLAYITDNKDSTTSWWTGIETIYYEFSEPVNISSGRFILNTSNSKAGVKLYDDTGAQIYYSNSSAGTYTIGALSNVKRIEVIGTYSNDFGGSSIADFKLYGSVTVPTPTPTVTPTPTATPTATPTPTPTPTPTATPTATPTPTATPTPTATPTPTATATATATPTPALDPTLDVAIAPEKIGVGKEFTADISLKNVKDIYAEDFEIRYDNKLLQYLGFEEVTGYKVYNNPTDQNGSVRFVVASQGEEYGINKDTVVIKLKFKAKAVGTAVVDSTKARIADTKEEYDLKKDNCLEDSIIIEAADVNKSGQYTLLDLSIDARYFKYFAADVDPVKYNAQQAGDEYVNDDDLLFIVDQMLNNPDYQPNT is encoded by the coding sequence ATGAAGAAAATCAAAATAATATTAATGTTTTTGCTTATTTTCGCAGCTTTTCCTATTTCCAACATCTTAGCCGCAAATGAAGATTTATTGTCGGGCAAGTTATTTGTTTCACCTAATAATAAAGTTAGCAATCTAGCTTATATCACTGACAATAAAGACAGTACAACATCATGGTGGACTGGAATTGAAACTATTTATTATGAATTCTCTGAGCCAGTTAACATTTCTAGTGGTAGATTTATACTTAATACTTCAAACTCTAAAGCTGGAGTTAAATTATATGATGATACGGGAGCACAAATATATTATTCAAACTCTTCGGCTGGTACATATACCATTGGGGCGCTATCTAATGTAAAACGTATTGAGGTTATAGGTACATATTCCAACGACTTCGGTGGATCAAGCATTGCGGATTTTAAACTTTATGGATCTGTGACTGTTCCAACACCGACGCCAACAGTAACGCCTACACCTACAGCAACACCTACTGCAACACCAACACCAACACCAACACCAACACCGACAGCAACACCTACTGCAACACCAACACCTACTGCAACACCAACACCGACAGCAACACCAACACCGACAGCAACGGCAACGGCAACAGCAACACCTACACCAGCGCTTGATCCTACTCTTGATGTAGCCATCGCTCCCGAAAAAATCGGTGTAGGCAAAGAGTTTACTGCTGATATTTCACTTAAGAACGTGAAGGATATTTATGCTGAAGACTTCGAAATCAGATATGACAATAAGCTTCTCCAATACCTAGGCTTTGAAGAAGTAACTGGCTATAAGGTATATAACAATCCAACCGATCAAAACGGTTCCGTTCGCTTTGTAGTAGCCAGCCAAGGGGAAGAATATGGTATTAACAAAGACACTGTAGTTATAAAACTTAAGTTCAAGGCAAAAGCGGTAGGAACAGCTGTGGTCGATTCTACGAAGGCAAGGATCGCGGACACAAAGGAAGAATATGATCTAAAAAAAGACAACTGCTTAGAGGACAGCATTATTATTGAGGCTGCTGATGTCAACAAATCAGGACAGTACACCCTACTCGATCTCTCAATTGATGCTAGATATTTCAAGTATTTCGCGGCTGATGTTGACCCTGTAAAGTACAACGCACAGCAAGCCGGTGATGAATACGTTAATGATGATGATCTACTCTTCATTGTGGATCAAATGCTAAACAATCCAGACTACCAGCCTAATACTTAA
- a CDS encoding helix-turn-helix domain-containing protein: MKKVRSNLKKLADDKGKSIRQVAKDIDYRFETVRQMYNDESKHFPRDLLDKLCAYFECDISQLLVYEDNEETPPV, from the coding sequence ATGAAGAAAGTCAGATCGAACCTAAAAAAACTTGCCGACGATAAGGGCAAGTCGATTAGGCAAGTTGCAAAGGATATAGACTACCGGTTCGAAACCGTCCGGCAGATGTATAACGATGAATCAAAACACTTCCCTCGGGATCTTTTGGACAAGCTGTGTGCCTATTTTGAATGTGATATAAGTCAATTACTTGTTTATGAAGATAATGAAGAAACCCCGCCAGTATAA
- a CDS encoding helix-turn-helix domain-containing protein: protein MALLQGKCLLRDLRESVGFTQADLSTQLMDLYGVSISTSHLSRIERGERPMTTLQKRAVCLVLNCTERDLYEWILT from the coding sequence ATGGCGCTTCTTCAAGGGAAGTGCCTACTGCGGGATCTCCGAGAATCTGTCGGTTTTACTCAGGCAGATTTATCCACTCAACTTATGGATTTATATGGAGTCTCGATATCCACCAGCCACCTCTCGCGAATTGAGCGCGGAGAAAGACCCATGACAACTCTTCAAAAGAGAGCTGTTTGTTTGGTACTAAATTGTACTGAAAGGGATCTGTATGAATGGATATTAACGTAG
- a CDS encoding LytTR family transcriptional regulator DNA-binding domain-containing protein — protein sequence MNYLTVTENENGAGLQQLLIDEILYMQFDNGVLISIYTDRGHYYTVGPLRFWESAFGKVGLNFIRLDRGVLANLNKIKAVDSEYKIAYFDTSITRDTKRCTMSTGGYKALHDAFGISQKSSITGIKMLKGLSWQTSP from the coding sequence ATGAATTACCTAACTGTTACGGAGAATGAAAATGGGGCAGGACTTCAGCAATTATTAATCGATGAGATACTCTACATGCAATTTGATAATGGCGTTTTAATATCTATCTATACTGATAGAGGTCATTATTATACTGTAGGCCCACTGAGATTTTGGGAGTCAGCTTTTGGAAAGGTAGGACTGAATTTTATACGACTGGATCGCGGTGTATTAGCAAATTTGAATAAAATAAAAGCGGTGGACTCGGAATATAAGATAGCATATTTTGATACTTCTATAACCAGGGACACAAAACGATGTACTATGTCCACTGGAGGTTACAAAGCACTTCATGATGCATTCGGGATCAGTCAAAAATCCAGTATAACTGGCATTAAAATGCTCAAGGGCCTGTCCTGGCAGACAAGCCCTTAA
- a CDS encoding phage tail domain-containing protein, with protein sequence MIGATADGVKFESIGLGLKSHNIPVLPPTKDNTIELADRDGALDFGSNYGPRIFNLECVVMADDPTMDYQRRVALVAALFNIRKGDIVFTFSDLEGKRFVGRYAGTMDITKLIFDGEVTIPIKMNNPWPESTQDTTVREYGQGLEFGQGYLYSDYAVWIGSSGQSIVVRNEGSIPAYPILRISGAFSNLSLTDGVSTLVLSGTSSASDIWEINCDPGECTVRLNGQNAYSRSSGIFFELPPGNTTFTASGGSLAFNLAFIFRYKYLY encoded by the coding sequence TTGATTGGAGCAACGGCAGACGGGGTTAAGTTTGAATCTATTGGGCTTGGGTTGAAATCTCACAATATTCCGGTATTGCCCCCGACTAAAGACAACACAATTGAACTAGCGGACCGGGATGGAGCTTTGGATTTTGGAAGCAATTACGGGCCACGTATATTCAACCTTGAGTGCGTTGTCATGGCTGATGATCCAACAATGGATTACCAAAGGAGAGTCGCTCTTGTAGCGGCTCTCTTTAATATCCGAAAAGGTGACATTGTATTTACATTTAGCGATTTAGAAGGAAAGAGGTTTGTTGGAAGGTATGCGGGAACGATGGACATTACCAAACTCATCTTTGATGGTGAGGTAACGATCCCTATCAAAATGAATAACCCATGGCCTGAGTCAACCCAAGATACAACTGTCCGTGAATACGGTCAAGGATTGGAGTTTGGTCAAGGATATTTGTACAGTGATTATGCAGTGTGGATCGGTTCCAGTGGACAAAGTATTGTCGTGCGCAATGAAGGCAGTATACCGGCATATCCAATCTTACGGATTAGTGGTGCTTTTTCAAATCTAAGTCTAACAGACGGAGTTTCTACCCTTGTTTTGTCTGGTACAAGTAGCGCTTCAGACATTTGGGAGATCAACTGCGATCCAGGAGAATGCACTGTCCGCCTAAACGGTCAGAATGCCTATTCCAGAAGCAGTGGAATTTTCTTTGAACTCCCGCCTGGGAATACAACATTCACAGCGTCAGGTGGTTCATTAGCGTTCAACCTCGCATTTATCTTTAGGTACAAATATCTCTATTAG
- a CDS encoding phage holin, whose protein sequence is MNSKWRNRGLWVSLTAAVLLGVQTVGAIFGFQLAPEKYDEVTAAVNAVLGILVVLGIVSNPEAGKGYTDKD, encoded by the coding sequence ATGAACAGCAAATGGCGGAATCGTGGCTTGTGGGTATCTTTGACGGCAGCAGTGCTGCTGGGAGTGCAGACCGTTGGAGCGATCTTCGGGTTTCAACTGGCGCCGGAGAAGTATGACGAGGTGACAGCGGCAGTTAATGCGGTCTTGGGCATCCTGGTAGTACTGGGGATTGTAAGCAACCCGGAGGCAGGCAAGGGATATACTGATAAGGACTAG
- a CDS encoding N-acetylmuramoyl-L-alanine amidase codes for MNIIQKGNKYTNSSSRDGHAPIAIVDHISSGTMSSMDAWFTSSGNEQSSAHFGVSKAGEIHQYVPIDLMAWANGLSVASIAKATAPLIKEQSPTNPNKYTVSIEHEGTDGTLTQAQFAATVWLHKYISAEVKRLYGKPIALDERHVIGHFQVDPVRKPHCPGPKFPWSRLYAALKTKEDEDMKVDKAGTVVNGNRLADDSVLIEGRVYVPLAAVGEALGAKVNWNNVTKTATLTTKGAK; via the coding sequence ATGAATATCATTCAAAAAGGCAACAAGTATACCAACAGCAGCAGCCGGGACGGTCACGCTCCGATTGCAATCGTGGACCATATCAGCAGCGGCACCATGAGCAGCATGGATGCCTGGTTTACATCGTCAGGCAACGAACAGAGCAGCGCTCATTTTGGCGTATCCAAGGCCGGAGAGATCCATCAGTATGTACCGATTGACCTCATGGCCTGGGCGAATGGATTGTCAGTCGCTTCAATCGCAAAAGCAACAGCGCCACTAATAAAGGAGCAATCGCCCACAAACCCAAACAAATACACCGTCAGCATTGAGCATGAGGGCACGGACGGGACGCTCACACAGGCGCAGTTCGCCGCTACGGTATGGCTGCACAAATATATCAGCGCTGAGGTTAAGCGCCTCTACGGCAAGCCTATAGCTCTGGACGAGCGGCATGTCATTGGACATTTTCAGGTGGACCCGGTTCGAAAGCCACACTGCCCCGGACCCAAATTTCCGTGGAGCCGATTATATGCCGCGTTAAAAACAAAGGAGGATGAAGACATGAAAGTGGATAAGGCAGGAACAGTAGTCAACGGTAACAGATTGGCGGACGATAGCGTTTTGATTGAGGGTAGAGTATATGTTCCGTTGGCTGCCGTAGGCGAGGCGCTCGGCGCTAAGGTGAATTGGAACAACGTAACGAAGACGGCCACACTCACAACCAAGGGGGCTAAATAA
- a CDS encoding cyclic lactone autoinducer peptide, which translates to MKNIYFKIKRYTLLNVAALLGLIALGTVSTNSAWYVYSGEVPEELLK; encoded by the coding sequence ATGAAAAATATTTATTTTAAAATCAAAAGATATACATTGCTTAATGTGGCAGCGCTTTTGGGACTTATTGCCTTGGGAACAGTAAGCACAAACAGTGCGTGGTATGTATATTCAGGAGAAGTGCCTGAAGAACTGCTTAAATAA